The Brasilonema sennae CENA114 genome includes a region encoding these proteins:
- the cdaA gene encoding diadenylate cyclase CdaA → MGDWWTQWLTNLERSQSLLIGTLDIGLVLALTYMILIIINERRTLWMVRGFIVLMLASAISSRLHLLLLNFVLEKLVIGCAVAMAVALQSEFRRFLEQLGRGEFQQLFQPSRLAVPKYNSVIDEIVDAVRELSKNRIGALLILETTGPIDERDFSVPGVKLNAEVSKELIQTIFQPKTLLHDGATLIRGSRIVASGIILPLSGRTASRQLGTRHRAAMGITERVENCICVVVSEETGSISLAERGTLNRPLTITKLKESLDTRFSPNVDREPGAPGLLSLGRQIRSKVLALISRLLGLPSTASRRDKK, encoded by the coding sequence ATGGGAGATTGGTGGACGCAATGGCTGACAAACCTAGAAAGGTCACAGTCCTTGCTGATTGGGACTCTGGATATAGGGTTAGTACTGGCGCTCACGTACATGATACTTATCATTATTAATGAGCGCCGGACATTGTGGATGGTTAGAGGATTTATTGTTCTGATGCTCGCATCAGCAATCAGCAGCAGATTGCATCTACTATTGCTGAACTTTGTACTGGAAAAGTTAGTAATTGGCTGTGCTGTGGCAATGGCGGTTGCTCTACAATCAGAGTTCCGCCGATTTTTGGAACAATTAGGACGCGGTGAATTCCAGCAGTTGTTTCAACCATCCCGTCTGGCGGTTCCCAAATACAATAGTGTCATTGATGAAATTGTTGATGCTGTTAGAGAACTGTCAAAAAATCGAATTGGAGCTTTGCTCATTTTGGAAACCACTGGTCCTATTGATGAGCGGGATTTTTCTGTGCCAGGAGTAAAGCTGAATGCCGAAGTGTCAAAGGAACTTATACAGACAATTTTTCAGCCGAAAACTTTATTACACGATGGGGCGACGTTAATTCGTGGCTCACGGATTGTGGCATCAGGTATAATCTTACCGCTATCGGGACGCACAGCCTCACGCCAGTTGGGAACACGCCACCGAGCGGCGATGGGAATTACTGAGCGGGTCGAAAATTGCATTTGTGTCGTTGTATCAGAAGAAACGGGTTCTATTTCCTTAGCGGAACGAGGTACCTTAAATAGACCGCTGACGATCACAAAGCTCAAAGAGTCTCTCGATACTCGCTTTTCTCCAAATGTGGATCGCGAACCTGGTGCTCCTGGTTTGTTAAGTTTGGGTCGTCAAATTCGTAGTAAGGTACTAGCACTCATTTCACGTTTACTCGGATTACCATCGACCGCTTCGCGACGAGATAAAAAATGA